Proteins encoded by one window of Metamycoplasma subdolum:
- a CDS encoding DEAD/DEAH box helicase family protein — MKLTRVQEQAVNEILDEFNFALNVENKKHIIEFQAPTGSGKTFMIANAIHKMIQQNIAKGSTQKLIFVIATLSSAELPYQMEINLNDYKFDIGASYIVERIESPSISKQKNKDSVPSFKAAENKVFILGKSSFGKRKILTEYRIFSDFLSEIKTQNYTLIYIRDEAHHGGEASKNQTFVDYLDKTSIKTEDAKFEYRIQDAAKFIIKMTATPKGNHKLVYIDEKDFENDDVKLLKNHHIPNFNLKEQDEDKIDNETLLKIACKTFNEIKKRYAENNKELANIRPAMLIQVDSEPKDNIEKTAFKNEIQKIISILESYNLSWVKYFSNEKVDSQLRINTSNSKVSLKEISKNDSNIDTILFKIGPATGWNIPRACMLVQLRNVTSKNLSIQTVGRIKRFPNPTYPKELVSEDSISNKYYIYSNIKFPDGYWNRLILKPKFEDVTFVTGKIDVEKINRHFNQTQYIEKIQHIINEGSIINIYNQIKNDYKKYSYLDGETSKIEDKIKVDSKIFNSIELEIYVMDLLRKNSNYFNIKIRKEIESYFVNISNKNNDNEISKTIFWYILFKNYFDQIKLNYKNSIEELENNSNLNLYTLSTTKTLPKVNDYLFNINLKEDDNRNVNLNNVEQYAYEDLKKNPKHFFDSYTEALFAKRIKSFFEDNEASKSRIKVWSKNPVFHGLTLQYFDELKEIKNSYADFVFKINANDIEHNIYIEVKNLYNDYDKEKTRQIIDSYQKYVQASKIEENDLIRSSKKSYTFLICYVDISADDFYFVGASTLENLNNQVFKNPKNSNEIIETKHTFIFKIKDLFDYFK; from the coding sequence ATGAAACTTACTAGAGTTCAAGAACAAGCAGTTAATGAAATTCTTGATGAATTTAATTTTGCATTAAATGTTGAAAACAAAAAACACATCATTGAGTTTCAAGCACCAACTGGAAGTGGAAAAACTTTTATGATTGCAAATGCAATCCATAAAATGATTCAACAAAATATTGCAAAAGGCAGTACTCAAAAATTAATTTTTGTTATCGCTACTTTATCTTCTGCTGAACTTCCATATCAAATGGAAATTAATTTAAATGATTATAAATTTGATATAGGCGCTAGTTATATAGTGGAGAGAATTGAATCTCCGTCAATTTCAAAACAAAAAAATAAAGATTCAGTTCCCTCTTTTAAAGCTGCAGAAAACAAAGTTTTTATTTTAGGAAAATCTTCATTTGGTAAAAGAAAAATTTTAACCGAATATAGAATTTTCTCTGATTTTCTAAGTGAAATAAAAACTCAAAATTATACTCTAATTTATATTAGAGATGAAGCTCATCACGGTGGTGAAGCAAGCAAAAATCAAACTTTTGTTGATTATTTAGACAAGACATCAATAAAAACAGAAGATGCCAAATTTGAATATAGAATTCAAGATGCTGCTAAATTTATAATAAAAATGACAGCAACACCAAAGGGAAATCATAAACTTGTTTATATTGATGAAAAAGATTTTGAAAATGATGATGTTAAACTTTTAAAAAATCATCATATTCCAAACTTTAATCTAAAAGAACAGGATGAAGATAAGATTGACAATGAAACTCTTTTAAAAATTGCTTGCAAAACTTTTAACGAAATTAAAAAACGGTATGCTGAAAATAATAAAGAGTTGGCAAATATACGCCCTGCGATGTTGATTCAAGTTGATAGCGAACCAAAAGATAATATTGAAAAAACTGCATTCAAAAATGAGATACAAAAAATAATTAGTATTTTAGAAAGTTATAATCTAAGTTGAGTTAAATATTTTTCAAACGAAAAGGTTGACTCCCAACTTAGAATTAACACATCAAACTCAAAAGTAAGCCTAAAAGAAATATCAAAAAACGATTCAAACATTGATACTATTTTATTTAAAATAGGGCCTGCAACTGGATGAAATATTCCTAGAGCTTGTATGCTAGTTCAACTAAGAAATGTAACATCTAAAAACTTATCAATTCAAACTGTTGGAAGAATTAAAAGATTTCCAAATCCTACTTATCCAAAAGAACTTGTATCTGAAGATTCAATTTCTAATAAATACTATATTTATTCAAATATAAAATTCCCAGATGGTTATTGAAATAGATTAATTTTAAAACCTAAGTTTGAAGATGTTACATTTGTTACGGGGAAAATAGATGTTGAAAAAATAAATAGACATTTTAATCAAACACAATACATAGAAAAAATCCAACATATTATAAATGAAGGAAGTATCATCAATATATATAATCAAATTAAAAATGACTATAAAAAATATTCATATCTAGATGGTGAAACCAGCAAGATAGAAGATAAAATAAAAGTTGATAGCAAAATTTTTAATTCAATTGAACTTGAAATATATGTTATGGATTTACTAAGAAAAAATTCAAACTATTTTAACATCAAAATAAGAAAAGAAATCGAAAGTTATTTTGTAAATATTTCAAATAAAAATAATGACAATGAAATTAGCAAAACCATATTTTGATATATTTTGTTTAAAAATTATTTTGATCAAATTAAATTGAATTATAAAAACTCAATTGAAGAATTAGAAAACAATTCAAATTTAAATCTATATACTTTATCCACAACCAAAACGCTGCCGAAAGTAAATGATTATTTATTTAATATTAATTTAAAAGAAGATGATAATAGAAATGTTAACCTAAATAACGTTGAGCAATATGCTTATGAAGATTTAAAAAAGAATCCAAAACATTTTTTTGATTCTTATACTGAGGCACTCTTTGCTAAAAGAATTAAAAGTTTCTTTGAGGATAATGAAGCTAGTAAGTCAAGAATTAAGGTATGAAGTAAAAACCCCGTCTTTCATGGATTAACATTGCAATATTTTGATGAACTAAAAGAAATCAAAAACTCTTATGCTGATTTTGTTTTTAAAATTAATGCAAATGATATAGAACATAATATTTACATAGAAGTTAAGAATTTGTATAACGACTATGATAAAGAAAAAACAAGACAAATAATTGATTCTTATCAAAAGTATGTTCAAGCTTCAAAAATTGAAGAAAATGATTTAATTAGATCTTCTAAAAAAAGTTACACTTTCTTAATTTGTTATGTTGATATTAGTGCAGATGATTTTTACTTTGTTGGTGCAAGCACATTAGAAAATTTAAACAACCAAGTATTTAAAAATCCCAAAAATAGTAATGAAATCATTGAAACAAAACACACTTTTATTTTTAAAATTAAAGATTTATTTGATTACTTCAAATAA
- a CDS encoding phosphopentomutase produces MTKFKRIFFIVTDGLGIGEEPRSEEFGDKGANSFFHASEVLPLNIPNWKKLGICEIAKIAGHNARNKNPLAYMARIQEMSNGKDTITGHWEMMGIYTKVPNPLFIEKGFPKELIQKLEEAFDGRKIIGNRNASGTQILDELGRQHIEKGDIIIYTSPDSTLQIIGDENTLGVQKLTEYGKKARAICSSKPEWNVARIITRPFVEENGKFIRTFNRHDFPNKPTARILLEDLVEKGVEVIGVGKINDIFTGVGISKNYGPASDDENMDVAINIAASNSTNQLVFVNLVQFDSHYGHRRNPVGYSENISRLDIKLGKLINAMREDDLLIMTSDHGNDPTYKGTEHTREYLPLTVFSKSFKKPKVLGTLQGLGTAGNIVAKNFNVPLLQTGEDIFDKLV; encoded by the coding sequence ATGACAAAATTTAAAAGAATTTTCTTTATTGTCACCGATGGTTTGGGAATAGGTGAAGAACCTAGATCAGAAGAATTTGGAGATAAAGGTGCCAATAGCTTCTTTCATGCATCAGAAGTATTACCTCTAAATATACCTAATTGAAAGAAACTCGGCATCTGCGAAATTGCTAAAATAGCTGGACATAACGCCAGAAACAAAAACCCCCTAGCCTATATGGCTCGTATTCAAGAAATGTCAAATGGTAAAGATACTATTACTGGGCATTGAGAAATGATGGGTATTTACACAAAAGTTCCTAATCCTCTATTTATTGAAAAAGGTTTTCCTAAAGAGCTAATTCAAAAATTAGAAGAAGCATTTGATGGAAGAAAAATCATCGGAAATAGAAATGCTTCAGGAACACAAATTTTAGATGAACTTGGAAGACAACACATTGAAAAAGGTGACATTATTATTTATACTTCGCCTGATTCAACATTGCAAATTATTGGTGATGAAAACACTTTAGGTGTTCAAAAACTAACTGAATATGGTAAAAAAGCAAGAGCAATTTGTTCATCAAAACCTGAATGAAATGTTGCAAGAATTATTACTAGACCCTTCGTTGAAGAAAATGGTAAATTCATTAGAACATTTAATCGTCATGACTTCCCAAATAAACCAACAGCACGTATTTTATTAGAAGATTTAGTAGAAAAAGGTGTTGAAGTTATTGGTGTTGGAAAAATTAACGATATCTTTACAGGCGTAGGTATTAGTAAAAACTATGGACCTGCAAGTGATGACGAAAATATGGATGTTGCCATTAATATTGCAGCAAGTAATTCAACCAATCAACTTGTTTTTGTTAACTTAGTTCAATTTGATAGTCACTATGGACATAGAAGAAACCCTGTTGGCTATTCAGAAAATATCTCACGTCTTGACATCAAACTAGGTAAATTAATTAACGCAATGCGTGAAGATGATTTACTAATTATGACTTCTGATCACGGAAACGATCCAACATATAAAGGAACAGAGCATACTCGTGAATATTTACCTCTAACAGTATTCTCAAAATCTTTCAAGAAACCTAAAGTTTTAGGCACTCTTCAAGGACTCGGAACTGCTGGTAATATTGTAGCGAAAAACTTCAATGTTCCTTTACTCCAAACTGGTGAAGATATCTTTGACAAACTTGTCTAA
- the pyk gene encoding pyruvate kinase, translating to MKIFNQRRTKIVATIGPSSNNHDTLKSLIEAGVTTVRVNFSHGNEETHKSVYDLARKVSQELDFPISLMLDTKGPEIRVGKLENDACQIQKNSIISIKTDPKLHKKYIGNSKEITVSYRMDNDVKVGNRILLDDGKLVTVVKEVKDKEIIVEAKNTHLLKSNKRVNIPGVKFSMPFLSAKDKEDIIWGINYKIDYIAASFVNSAKDVKEIRNLLKKYGGEGIQICSKIESQAAIENIDEIIEASDSIMIARGDLGLEIPYYDVPYYQKKIIRKCRLLGKETIVATQMLDSMEKSPLPTRAEVTDVYYAVELGADATMLSGESAAGQYPVEAVKTMANIAQRAEKEYFSELFYSHQLEEVPKTSSSRSKIAYEVAKKLFRGDFKYAVVLSHTGALLKEVAKYRPNALVVGIVHYDNLVYSFGITNGVYVEQHSEAVRQIIKLDHDNARKALEKFDIQPGDKYIVVDSLNITEHTY from the coding sequence ATGAAAATTTTTAATCAAAGAAGAACCAAAATTGTTGCAACAATTGGCCCATCTTCAAACAATCATGACACCTTAAAATCTTTAATAGAAGCAGGTGTTACAACTGTCAGAGTTAACTTTTCACACGGTAATGAAGAAACTCACAAATCTGTTTATGATTTAGCAAGAAAAGTGTCACAAGAACTTGACTTTCCTATTTCTTTAATGCTTGACACAAAAGGTCCAGAAATTAGAGTTGGAAAACTTGAAAATGATGCTTGTCAAATTCAAAAAAATTCAATCATTTCAATCAAAACAGATCCAAAATTGCATAAAAAATATATTGGAAATAGTAAAGAAATTACTGTTTCATACCGAATGGATAATGATGTTAAAGTAGGCAATAGAATCTTACTTGATGACGGTAAACTTGTTACCGTAGTTAAGGAAGTCAAAGATAAGGAAATCATTGTTGAAGCAAAAAATACCCACTTGCTTAAATCAAATAAGAGGGTAAATATTCCTGGGGTAAAATTTTCAATGCCTTTCCTTTCTGCGAAAGATAAAGAAGATATTATTTGAGGAATTAATTATAAAATTGATTACATCGCAGCATCTTTTGTTAACTCAGCAAAAGATGTTAAAGAAATAAGAAATTTACTTAAAAAATACGGTGGTGAAGGAATTCAAATTTGTTCAAAAATTGAATCTCAAGCTGCAATAGAAAATATTGATGAAATTATTGAAGCATCAGATTCAATAATGATAGCACGTGGTGATCTTGGACTTGAAATTCCTTATTACGATGTGCCTTATTATCAAAAGAAGATTATTAGAAAGTGTCGTTTATTAGGGAAAGAGACTATTGTTGCTACGCAAATGCTTGACTCAATGGAAAAAAGTCCATTGCCAACACGTGCAGAAGTAACTGATGTTTATTACGCTGTTGAACTTGGTGCTGATGCAACAATGCTTTCAGGCGAATCTGCTGCTGGTCAATACCCAGTTGAAGCAGTTAAAACTATGGCAAATATTGCTCAAAGAGCTGAAAAAGAATATTTTAGTGAACTCTTTTATTCACATCAGTTAGAAGAAGTTCCAAAGACTAGTTCTTCAAGATCTAAGATTGCTTATGAAGTTGCCAAAAAATTATTTAGAGGCGATTTTAAATATGCTGTTGTTTTAAGTCATACTGGAGCTCTTTTAAAAGAAGTTGCTAAATATCGTCCTAATGCTTTAGTTGTTGGAATAGTTCATTATGATAACTTAGTTTATAGTTTTGGTATTACTAATGGTGTTTATGTTGAACAACATTCAGAAGCAGTAAGACAAATTATTAAACTAGATCATGATAATGCAAGAAAAGCACTTGAAAAGTTTGATATTCAACCTGGAGATAAATATATAGTAGTAGATAGTTTGAATATTACTGAACATACTTATTAA
- the arcA gene encoding arginine deiminase, translating to MSVFNSKFKGIHVYSEIGELESVLVHEPGREIDYITPNRLDELLFSAILESHAAREEHKEFVKIMEKRGINVVELSDLILETYELASKQAQEGLINEFVEDSAPVLTSKEKELVKKFLKSLKPKQMIDYMEAGITKYDLGIEADREIIVDPMPNLYFTRDPFASVGNGVTIHYMRYKVRQRETLFSRFIFTNHPKLAKTPWYYNPAQGLSIEGGDVFIYTQDVLVCGVSERTDLKTVTLLAKNIVANKECKFKRLVAINVPKWTNLMHLDTWLTMLDKNKFLYSPIANDVFEFWDYDLVNGGSDPQPVKSGLPLAGLLKSIIGVDPVLIPIAGNGASQIDIERETHFDGTNYLAVAPGVVIGYGRNEKTNKALKANGIEVLPFQGNQLSLGMGNARCMSMPLSRKDVK from the coding sequence ATGTCTGTATTTAACAGTAAATTTAAAGGAATTCATGTGTATTCTGAAATTGGTGAATTAGAATCAGTTTTAGTACACGAACCAGGACGAGAAATCGACTACATTACACCTAACCGTTTAGACGAACTTCTATTCTCAGCTATTCTAGAAAGCCATGCTGCTAGAGAAGAACACAAAGAATTTGTTAAAATCATGGAAAAAAGAGGAATTAATGTTGTTGAACTAAGTGACTTAATTCTTGAAACCTACGAACTTGCAAGCAAACAAGCACAGGAAGGATTAATTAACGAATTTGTTGAAGATTCAGCACCTGTTTTAACCTCAAAAGAAAAAGAATTAGTTAAAAAATTCTTAAAATCTCTAAAACCAAAACAAATGATTGATTACATGGAAGCTGGTATTACTAAATACGATTTAGGAATTGAAGCTGATAGAGAAATCATTGTTGACCCAATGCCAAACTTATACTTCACTCGTGACCCATTTGCATCAGTAGGTAATGGTGTTACAATCCACTACATGAGATACAAAGTGCGTCAAAGAGAAACTCTATTTTCAAGATTTATTTTCACAAATCACCCTAAATTAGCAAAAACTCCTTGATACTACAATCCAGCTCAAGGTCTATCAATCGAAGGTGGAGACGTATTCATTTACACCCAAGATGTTCTAGTATGTGGTGTTTCAGAAAGAACTGACTTAAAAACAGTTACATTACTAGCTAAAAATATTGTTGCTAACAAAGAATGTAAATTCAAACGTTTAGTTGCTATTAACGTTCCAAAATGAACAAACTTAATGCACCTAGACACATGATTAACAATGCTTGACAAAAACAAATTCTTATACTCACCAATTGCAAATGATGTATTTGAATTCTGAGATTACGACTTAGTAAACGGTGGATCAGATCCACAACCAGTTAAGAGTGGACTTCCACTAGCTGGTCTTCTAAAATCTATTATTGGAGTAGATCCTGTTTTAATTCCTATTGCAGGAAATGGAGCTAGCCAAATTGATATTGAACGTGAAACTCACTTTGATGGAACAAACTACTTAGCAGTAGCACCTGGTGTTGTTATTGGTTACGGACGTAACGAAAAAACAAACAAAGCTTTAAAAGCAAACGGAATCGAAGTTCTTCCATTCCAAGGAAACCAATTATCACTTGGTATGGGTAACGCACGTTGTATGTCAATGCCTCTATCACGTAAAGATGTTAAATAA
- the rpoE gene encoding DNA-directed RNA polymerase subunit delta: MNTMVDVARKALKANQDQEFHTLFETVKSELFNRWKEESNPSLTDEELLEIKRGELYKLLTIDGHFYRNDDGTWTTIRPEI; encoded by the coding sequence ATGAACACAATGGTAGATGTTGCTAGAAAAGCTTTAAAAGCTAATCAAGATCAAGAATTTCATACACTTTTTGAAACAGTAAAAAGTGAACTTTTTAATCGTTGAAAGGAAGAAAGCAATCCTTCATTAACTGATGAAGAACTGTTAGAAATTAAACGTGGTGAATTATATAAATTATTAACAATTGACGGTCATTTTTATAGAAACGATGATGGAACTTGAACCACAATTAGACCTGAAATATAA
- a CDS encoding class II fructose-bisphosphate aldolase — protein MSLVNGKKIVLDAYKNKKAIGHFNFNNIETLKAILLACEEEKKDVIISASSSASKYISSIKLTAIITKEMASNLAPSINVCLHFDHGTIEECKEAINAGFTSVMYDGSEEEFSVNFKKTKELVEIAKKFNVSVEAEVGKIKGDKDLDNLSKPEEVKKMIETGIDFLAISVNNIHGKYPENWKGLDFKLLEKLSKENYFPFVLHGGSQIPEDQIKKAIKLGIAKINVSTEIQLANCEAIKSFVISNKINEDKNYDSRKIGEEGIKKMKELVIKKLKFFQE, from the coding sequence ATGAGTTTAGTTAATGGCAAAAAAATAGTTCTGGATGCTTATAAAAATAAAAAAGCAATAGGTCATTTTAATTTTAATAATATTGAAACACTAAAAGCAATTTTACTTGCTTGTGAAGAAGAGAAAAAAGATGTGATTATTTCTGCAAGTTCTTCTGCTTCTAAATATATTTCATCAATAAAACTTACAGCAATTATTACTAAAGAAATGGCTTCAAATCTTGCTCCTTCAATCAATGTTTGCTTGCATTTTGATCACGGAACTATTGAAGAATGCAAAGAAGCAATTAATGCCGGCTTTACTTCAGTTATGTATGATGGAAGTGAAGAAGAATTTTCAGTTAACTTTAAAAAAACAAAAGAGCTTGTTGAAATTGCTAAAAAGTTTAATGTTTCTGTTGAAGCTGAAGTTGGAAAAATCAAAGGTGATAAAGATTTAGATAATCTTTCAAAACCTGAAGAAGTTAAAAAAATGATTGAAACTGGCATTGATTTTTTAGCAATTAGTGTCAATAATATTCATGGAAAATATCCTGAAAATTGAAAAGGTCTTGATTTTAAACTTTTAGAAAAATTAAGCAAAGAAAATTATTTTCCTTTTGTTCTTCATGGCGGTTCACAAATTCCTGAAGATCAAATTAAAAAAGCAATCAAGCTTGGCATTGCTAAAATAAATGTAAGCACCGAAATCCAACTTGCTAATTGTGAAGCAATTAAAAGTTTTGTTATAAGCAACAAAATTAATGAAGATAAGAACTATGATTCAAGGAAAATTGGTGAAGAAGGAATTAAAAAAATGAAGGAACTTGTAATAAAAAAGTTAAAATTCTTCCAGGAGTAA
- a CDS encoding thermonuclease family protein — translation MKAKKLFKCLSLVVTPLVALPLVAASCVDSKKKPQDQKKPTPQPKPKPKPQPQPQPTPTGDALADWKKQFPKYKIVNSYQAVDTAVEINRYNIFDGDTFQDIEHNDKVRFAGIDTPEISKAKNPTQKKYGIAAKTRLAEFMAKSEKTFVVPQHTNNGFRGDYGRVIAIVYAYIDKKWVNVCLEMVRLGFGKKAYISINHGDKFYTPNTEYYNDLLNAEREARNKKLGIWKNSGEIKDIYPHK, via the coding sequence ATGAAAGCAAAAAAGTTATTTAAATGTTTAAGTTTAGTTGTTACACCTTTGGTTGCACTTCCACTAGTTGCAGCTTCTTGTGTTGATTCAAAGAAAAAACCACAAGATCAAAAGAAACCAACCCCTCAACCTAAACCAAAGCCAAAGCCACAACCTCAACCTCAACCAACTCCAACAGGCGATGCACTTGCAGATTGAAAGAAACAATTTCCAAAATATAAAATTGTAAATTCTTATCAAGCAGTTGACACTGCGGTTGAAATTAATAGATACAACATTTTTGATGGTGATACTTTTCAAGATATTGAGCATAACGATAAAGTAAGATTTGCAGGAATTGATACACCTGAAATTTCAAAAGCAAAAAACCCTACTCAAAAGAAATATGGAATTGCTGCAAAAACAAGACTAGCTGAGTTTATGGCAAAAAGTGAAAAAACTTTTGTAGTTCCTCAACATACTAATAATGGTTTTAGAGGAGATTATGGAAGAGTTATTGCTATAGTTTATGCTTATATTGACAAAAAATGAGTCAATGTTTGTCTAGAAATGGTAAGACTTGGATTTGGTAAAAAAGCTTACATTAGCATAAATCATGGAGATAAATTCTATACTCCAAATACTGAATACTATAACGACCTTTTAAATGCCGAAAGAGAAGCAAGAAATAAAAAACTTGGAATTTGAAAAAATTCAGGTGAAATTAAAGATATATATCCACATAAATAA
- the argS gene encoding arginine--tRNA ligase — MNTTKNIIIASLEEALKKLNLKKPIVLTESKNFGDFATNLALTLQKEMGENAFDIANKIVKNIDLKKYKAISKIEVVKPGFINFWVTNTVLADLVNSINTLGENYGSEKKNSKGAINIEFVSANPTGYLHIGHARNAAIGATLCNVAEKAGHRVVREYLVNDYGNQMNNLASSMFARYQQIFNKDFPMPEECYRGGDIIDFAKEFYKEFKDKYKNVEYTDEIRKLFREYGRKLALKNIEKDMERFGVWFDIYTSETEQYEKDLVWPVIRKLKTTYVKDGATWLATTKGGRDDKDRVIIKSNGDSTYLCADIAYHAQKFEQLKDKKNGIIIDIWGADHSGYVERVKFSFEDLGYRRDQIEIILFQLLRVVKDGKEIKMSKRLGTSLTLRELMDLVGKDAIRYFLIDRSYNSKIDFDISKVSSADESNPLFLIKYAHARCVQLLEKSKFKNPKAKKFENQFAIKLVSELAEYPDLIKSMAKTYKVNLLPPYMLKVAGALNAFYSNSKIIGDENEESYVALIKATKTVLANAMKLMDLDIPDKM; from the coding sequence ATGAACACAACAAAAAATATTATTATTGCTTCATTAGAAGAAGCCTTAAAAAAACTTAATTTGAAAAAGCCAATTGTACTTACCGAATCAAAAAACTTCGGAGATTTTGCTACAAATTTAGCCCTAACTTTACAAAAAGAAATGGGCGAAAATGCTTTTGATATTGCTAACAAAATTGTTAAAAATATCGATCTTAAAAAGTACAAAGCAATTTCAAAAATTGAAGTTGTAAAACCTGGTTTTATCAACTTTTGAGTAACCAACACAGTTTTAGCTGACTTAGTAAACTCAATCAATACCTTGGGTGAAAACTATGGTAGCGAAAAGAAAAATAGCAAAGGAGCAATTAATATTGAGTTCGTATCAGCTAATCCAACTGGTTACCTACATATCGGACATGCAAGAAATGCAGCAATAGGAGCTACACTATGCAACGTTGCAGAAAAAGCAGGTCACCGAGTTGTTCGTGAATATTTAGTTAATGATTATGGAAATCAAATGAATAATTTAGCAAGCTCAATGTTTGCAAGATATCAACAAATTTTTAATAAAGATTTTCCAATGCCTGAAGAATGCTACAGAGGTGGCGACATCATTGATTTTGCAAAGGAATTTTATAAAGAATTTAAAGATAAATACAAAAATGTTGAATACACTGATGAAATAAGAAAACTTTTTAGAGAATACGGAAGAAAACTTGCTTTAAAGAATATTGAAAAAGACATGGAAAGATTCGGTGTTTGATTTGACATTTATACAAGTGAAACTGAACAATATGAAAAAGATTTAGTTTGACCTGTTATTAGAAAACTTAAAACCACTTATGTCAAAGATGGGGCAACTTGACTTGCAACCACAAAAGGTGGAAGAGATGACAAAGACAGGGTTATTATCAAATCAAATGGAGATTCAACTTATCTTTGTGCTGACATTGCATACCATGCACAAAAATTTGAACAATTAAAAGATAAGAAAAATGGAATCATCATTGACATTTGAGGAGCTGATCACTCAGGTTATGTAGAACGTGTTAAGTTTTCATTTGAAGACTTAGGATATAGAAGAGATCAAATTGAAATTATTCTTTTCCAACTATTAAGAGTTGTTAAAGATGGAAAAGAAATCAAAATGTCAAAACGTTTAGGTACTTCTTTAACTTTAAGAGAACTTATGGATTTAGTTGGAAAAGATGCTATTCGTTATTTCTTAATTGATAGATCTTACAATTCTAAGATTGACTTTGATATTTCTAAAGTTAGTTCGGCTGACGAATCAAACCCACTTTTCCTTATTAAATATGCTCACGCAAGATGCGTACAACTTCTTGAAAAATCTAAATTTAAAAATCCTAAAGCAAAGAAATTTGAAAATCAATTTGCAATTAAACTTGTAAGCGAACTTGCTGAATATCCAGATTTAATTAAATCAATGGCTAAAACTTATAAAGTAAACTTACTTCCTCCATATATGTTAAAAGTTGCTGGAGCACTTAATGCATTTTATTCAAACTCAAAAATTATTGGCGATGAAAATGAAGAAAGTTATGTTGCATTAATTAAAGCAACAAAAACAGTTCTTGCAAATGCTATGAAGTTAATGGATCTTGATATTCCTGACAAAATGTAA